From Nycticebus coucang isolate mNycCou1 chromosome 6, mNycCou1.pri, whole genome shotgun sequence, the proteins below share one genomic window:
- the RPP25 gene encoding ribonuclease P protein subunit p25, which yields MENFRKVRSEEAPAGGGAEGGGPGSGPFADLAPGAVHMRVKEGSKIRNLMAFATASMAQPSTRAIVFSGCGRATTKTVTCAEILKRRLAGLHQVTRLRYRSVREVWQSLPPGSTPGQTTSEPAASLSVLKNVPGLAILLSKDALDPRQPGYQPPNLHPSPSSPSTAPTSKRSLGEPGAGEGSAKRSQPEPGAADEDEKA from the coding sequence ATGGAGAACTTCCGTAAGGTGCGCTCCGAGGAGGCGCCGGCGGGAGGCGGGGCCGAGGGGGGCGGCCCGGGCTCCGGTCCCTTTGCAGACCTGGCGCCGGGCGCCGTGCATATGCGGGTCAAGGAGGGCAGCAAGATCCGGAACCTGATGGCCTTCGCCACAGCCAGCATGGCGCAGCCATCCACGCGCGCCATCGTCTTCAGCGGCTGTGGCCGGGCCACCACCAAAACCGTCACGTGCGCGGAGATCCTCAAGCGCCGCCTGGCGGGCCTGCACCAGGTCACGCGGCTGCGCTACCGGAGCGTGCGCGAGGTGTGGCAGAGCCTCCCGCCTGGGTCCACGCCGGGTCAGACTACTAGCGAGCCggccgccagtctcagtgtactTAAGAATGTTCCCGGGCTTGCCATACTACTTTCCAAGGACGCACTGGATCCACGACAACCTGGCTACCAGCCTCCAAATCTCCATCCCAGTCCCTCTTCCCCGTCAACCGCGCCAACGTCCAAGAGGAGCCTAGGGGAGCCTGGAGCTGGAGAAGGCTCTGCGAAGCGGTCGCAGCCTGAGCCAGGAGCTGCAGACGAGGACGAGAAGGCCTGA